In Vicugna pacos chromosome 6, VicPac4, whole genome shotgun sequence, the DNA window aagaaaaggggaattAAATTTTAATGGATTTGAGTAGCATAATGCTAATCATAGAGAAAAATCCTGGTTTTTCCCAGTTTTTGGTATTTCAAGAACAGCTCCCTCACAGGAGGGGTAGAATGTGGCCAAGTTGCAGCATTACAACACAAAGACTCCGTTCAGTCTTTCCTTAGCAAACCCCTGTTAGGTACTGATAGGAATTCCTGTCTGTGAGACAGGCTTCtgttaaaaagagagacagaattcTCCCTGTTCTGAAGGCCTTAAATAAATATGCCCAGTTTTGTATCTGTAATAATTGCTTCATATAAATATTATTCCTTAGGAATTAAGGCTCAAGATTTCTATAAATgttgattaaaaatatttcacatgtaattccttttctcttttcagaaGTGAATGTCCCTCCTTCCTAAGTGAAAGACAAAATAGACTCAATATCAGTGTGTATAATAAAATCTAAGTAGGACAAAGAAAAGTTTCTCTCTGAATTTGACCATCAATTATGAACATCAGTAGTCAACATGGGCTCTTTACAATACAGGCATCATTTAAGAGATCTTTCTATATCTCATTAGCTGTCTGCATACTCTCCTCATTGCCACCTTAATGTCTTGGTTCCTAAATGTATAAATAACAGGATTCAGGAAAGGAGTGAGAACTGCATCAAAGATAGGCAGAAACTTATCCAAGTGTGTAGAGGGAGATGGCCATGTATAGACAAATATCAAAGGACCAAAGAACAAGACCACCACTGTGATGTGAGCTGAAAGTGTGGACAGAGCCTTGGATGAACCTGATGAAGAGTGCTTCTGAACAGTGAGAATGATGACGATGTAGGAAACGATCAGAATGAAGAAGGAGCCAACAGAGATGAATCCACTGTTGGCTGTGACCATGAACTCTAGTTGGTAGGTGTCTATGCAGGCAAGTTTGATGAACCGAGGAAGGTCACAGTAAAAGCTGTCCAACACATTAGGACCACAGAAGGGTAAGTTTACCACAAAAGCCAGTTGAACCATGGAATGGACAAGGCCAATCATCCAGGCAGCCACTAAAAAGGAAATGCACATTCTTGGGCTCATAATGGTCAGATAATGGAGAGGCTTGCATATGGCAACATATCTGTCAAAGGCCATGGCGATCAGCAGCACCATCTCCACACCACCAATGACGTGGATGAAGAAGATTTGAGTCATGCAGCCACTGAAGGAGATGACTTTATGCTTTCTGAAAAGGTCATAAATCATCTTGGGAGAAGTGACGGAGGAAACTCCCAGGTCAATGAAGGAGAGGTTGGCCAACAGAAAGTACATGGGGGAGTGTAAGTGAGGGTCAGAAGTCACAGTGAGAATAATGAGGGAGTTTCCCATCATGCTTGCCACATAAAACATGGAGGAGAACACAAAGAGGAGAAGTTGTATTTCCCAGGAATCAGTGAGTCCTAGGAACACAAACTCTGACACCACAGTGTGATTTGCTCCATATATTGGCTTTGTAGGCATTGCTACCTGAAggagaataataagaaaaatataaattataataattattttaataaattagatAATTATTTTAACAAATTAGAAGAAGAGCAGTCAACGTTATAAAGCCTATTTCTACTTTATCATTAAAACTGACCTAGTATGCTTATGGCTAATAAATGTGATCACACAGAGAAATCAGTGACTGTTATGTGGAGCGGTCCTTATCACCAGCTTCTCTCTGCATTTAAAACCCTCTGCTTCCTCCAAAGATTGATGCTCCAATATTATTCATGACATACAAGATGTTTAACATGAGTAAGAGGAATTAAaccataaaatttttaattttgggctTAAAACTGGTATCTTCTTACGCTGATCCCAAAGAACTAATCACAGAGAAGTGTAGGTCCATCAACTGTCTGTTACCAGTTTGTGTTATATTAGAT includes these proteins:
- the LOC140697096 gene encoding olfactory receptor 4F3/4F16/4F29-like isoform X2; protein product: MDISNHTVVSEFVFLGLTDSWEIQLLLFVFSSMFYVASMMGNSLIILTVTSDPHLHSPMYFLLANLSFIDLGVSSVTSPKMIYDLFRKHKVISFSGCMTQIFFIHVIGGVEMVLLIAMAFDRYVAICKPLHYLTIMSPRMCISFLVAAWMIGLVHSMVQLAFVVNLPFCGPNVLDSFYCDLPRFIKLACIDTYQLEFMVTANSGFISVGSFFILIVSYIVIILTVQKHSSSGSSKALSTLSAHITVVVLFFGPLIFVYTWPSPSTHLDKFLPIFDAVLTPFLNPVIYTFRNQDIKVAMRRVCRQLMRYRKIS
- the LOC140697096 gene encoding olfactory receptor 4F3/4F16/4F29-like isoform X1, giving the protein MPTKPIYGANHTVVSEFVFLGLTDSWEIQLLLFVFSSMFYVASMMGNSLIILTVTSDPHLHSPMYFLLANLSFIDLGVSSVTSPKMIYDLFRKHKVISFSGCMTQIFFIHVIGGVEMVLLIAMAFDRYVAICKPLHYLTIMSPRMCISFLVAAWMIGLVHSMVQLAFVVNLPFCGPNVLDSFYCDLPRFIKLACIDTYQLEFMVTANSGFISVGSFFILIVSYIVIILTVQKHSSSGSSKALSTLSAHITVVVLFFGPLIFVYTWPSPSTHLDKFLPIFDAVLTPFLNPVIYTFRNQDIKVAMRRVCRQLMRYRKIS